The sequence below is a genomic window from Deltaproteobacteria bacterium.
TCGAAGGGTTGTTTGAGAATAAAAGATGTATAATAACGCCCGTTGAGAAGACAGATAATTTTACAGTAGAGGCTGCAAAAAGATTCTGGGAATCAATAGGGTCCGATGTGGTAATAATGAATCCTCACGAGCATGATAGAACAATGGCAGCGGTTTCTCACATGCCGCATGCAATTGCTTATACACTAATTAAGAGCATTATGGAACAGGAGAAGGCAGGATATGCCCTATTTCAATTTGCTGGCGGCGGCTTGAAGGATTATACAAGGATAGCTGCAAGTGATCCTGTTATGTGGAGGGATATCTTTATGTCAAACTCTGAAGAGATTCTTCATGCAATTGAAGGATTTAATAAATCCCTTGGTAATCTGACGGATATGATAAAATCAAAAGACCTTAAAGGTATACATAACTTTCTAGAAGAGGTAAAAGAAGTAAGGAGGTCTATTGCAGATAAATGAACATCAATTATGTATCATTTCAACCATTGGAAAGGCTTGAAGGAATAATAATAGTTCCCGGGGATAAATCCATTTCCCATAGAGCGCTGTTCATATCATCACTTGCCTCCGGGATAAGCCGTATAAATAATATCTTGATTGCAGAAGATGTCCTGAGTACTATAGTGTGTTTAAGAATGCTTGGTGTCGATATCAAATTAACGGGGAATTCGGTTGTTGTAAAAGCAGACGGTATCGATAGTTTTAAAGAGCCTGCCGGTGTACTTAATGCAGGGAACTCGGGCACAACAACAAGGATAATACTCGGGATATTGAGTACAAGGAATTTTTTCTCTGTAATAACAGGGGATGACTCTTTAAGCTCAAGACCCATGAGACGTATCACAGCTCCGCTTATGATAATGGGTGCATCTATAGACGGTAGAGATAATGGAAACTATCTGCCTGTATCAGTAAGAGGAGGGGGACTAAAAGGTATTAATTACAATATGCCTGTAGCATCTGCTCAGGTAAAAACAGGCTTAATATTGGCATCTACCGGTGCAAAAGGTGTGATGAGTATAAAAGAGCCTATAAGCACAAGAGATCACACGGAAAGAATGCTTAAGGCAAGCGGTGTAAATTTAAAAACAGAGGACAATACTATAGAGCTTAGCTGTTCTCAGAAACCTTTGCCGTTGAATATCGTGATTCCAGGTGATTTTTCTTCTGCTGCGTTTTTTATTGGTGCCGCACTTATAGCAAAAGAATCGGATGTCTTGATAAAGGGTGTAGGGATAAACTATGGAAGAACAGGCTTGCTGGATATAGTAAAAAGCATGGGTGCAAAAATAGAACTTCTCAATGAAAGATATGAAACGGGTGAGTCTGTCGCTGATATACATATTAAACCTGCAAAACTCAAAGGCATTGTTATTGATGATAAATCTCTTATCGTAAGGTCCATTGACGAGATCCCGGTACTTGCAGTGATCGCTGCTTGTGCTGACGGAGAAACGGTTATAAGACACGCTGAAGAATTAAGGGTAAAAGAGACTGATCGTATAAAAGCCGTTGTTGAAGGTTTGACAGCTCTTGGCATAAAGGCAAAAGAACTCGATGATGGCATGGTTATACAAGGCGGAACAATAAAAGGAGGAACTGTAGACAGCCATGATGATCACAGAATCGCAATGGCTTTTGCAATATCTTCCGTAGCAAGTACAAAGGAAGTTTTTATTAATGATTTTAATGCTGTGGGTATTTCTTTCCCGGAGTTTATGGATATATTTAATACATTGAGGCATCGATGAAAAAATCTGTAATTATAGCAATCGACGGGCCTTCCGGCAGCGGTAAAAGCACTATAAGTACTGCGGTTGCCCGCATGCTTGGGTTCAATTATATAAATAGCGGCAGTCTTTACAGGGCCATTGCTTTAAAGGCTTTAAACAGCCGTATCGCGATTGAAGATGAAAAAAGTATTTCGAAAACGGCATTGAATACTATCTTTGAGATCAAAAGGGTTGGGAATAGATGGGTATTGTTTATGGATAATATAGACATAAGTCTCGCAATAAAGGCTCCAGAAATTGCTCAAGCTTCCTCTCAGGTATCAACACTATCGGGGATCAGAGATATAATCAATAAACTCATTAAGGGGATGATAAAGGGCAATACTGTTGTGGAGGGCAGGGATATTGGTACTGTCGTATTCCCTGATGCGGCACTCAAATTTTTTCTAACAGCCTCTGTAGACGAAAGAGCAAAGAGGAGATATCAAGAACTTTTATCATCACGGATTGGTAAACCGTATGAGATCATACGTAAAGAAATTGATGACAGGGATATGAGAGATACTTCAAGAGATATTGCCCCTTTAATAGCCGCTCGTGATGCTATTATTGTTAATACGGATAACATGTCTGAGCACGATGTGGTGATCAAGCTTTATGATAAGGTAAAAGCAACATTGTCTCTTAAATTTATAGATAATGTAAACGGCATAGAGCTTTATACAACAGCATCCGCTGGCTTTTGCTTTGGGGTAAAAAGGGCTATAGATATAGCCGTTAAAACGGTAAAGCAAGAAAAAGAGATCTATACTCTTGGCCCTCTTATACATAATCCACAGGAAGTAAAAAGGCTCGAGGACATGGGCATAAAACCCGTGAATGATATTGATACAATGACATCAGGAACTCTTATATATAGATCACATGGGGTTACTACAGAGGAGCATCAAATAGCAAAAGAGAAATCGTTAAAAACCATAAACGCTACATGCCCGTTTGTCACAAGATCGCAAAGGCTTGTAAAAAGTCTTACGAATAGCGGTTATTATGTGGTTATAGTAGGGGATGCCAATCATCCGGAAGTGAAAAGCCTGTTAAGCTATGCCTCCGGCGGGCAGGTAACAGCTGTAAAGAATGCACAGGAGATCAGTACAATTGGTAAGGTTAAGAAACTTGCCGTACTTGCCCAGACAACCCAGTCAATGGAAAATTTTAAAAATGTGATCTCCGCTCTTGTTGACGATGTTTATGAACTTGTTATTTATAATACCATATGTGATGCTACAAGAATAAGGCAGGATGAGGCTGCGTTGCTTGCCATGGCAGTAGATGTTGTAATCGTTGTAGGCGGGTTCAACAGCTCGAATACAAATAAGCTTGCAAATATATGTAAAGCGATTAACCTTAAGACATATCATATAGAACATCCTGTACATATAAAGGAAGAAATGTTGATAGATGCTAAAAAAATTGGTATTACGGCAGGTGCATCCACACCTATATGGTTGATCAGAGATGTTTTAATTAGACTAAAGAAGATGAGCAGAAAATTATCAAAAACTTATATATAATTGTAATTTTTAATAAAAAATAATCAGGAGGATCAATATAAATGTTAGATAGTAATATGACATCAGATAATCAACAAAATAGAGAAATAAGAGAAATGATGAGAGAGAGCGTTAAGTCTATTAAATCCGGAGATATTGTCAAGGGTAGAGTTATAAGTATAATGCATGACGGGGTTACAGTTGATATAGGATACAAGGCCGATGGTTTTGTCTCAAAAGAAGAAGTTTTTGATGCAAAGGGTAATTGTAAGGTCAAGGTAGGGGATGAAATAGAAGTACTTATACAGAATGAGGATAAAAAAAACAATACTATTCATCTATCGAAACAAAAGGCAGAGAAGGCAAGGGCACTTGAAAATGTTGTTAAGGTATTTGCAAATTCAACGCCGATACATGGTGAAGTGATCTCCAAAACCAAGGGTGGATTGATAGTAGATATCGGGGCTGAGGCGTTTCTCCCATGGTCTCAAATTGACATTAAGCCGGTTAAATCCCTTGATAGCTATGTTGGCCGACACATAAAGGCGATCATTATAAACTATGAACCAAAGAATAATAACATTGTACTGTCAAGAAAACAACTTCTTGAGCGCGAAAAAGACGAACAGGAAAAAAGGTGGAAAGAGTTTGTAAAAGA
It includes:
- a CDS encoding 4-hydroxy-3-methylbut-2-enyl diphosphate reductase, which produces MKKSVIIAIDGPSGSGKSTISTAVARMLGFNYINSGSLYRAIALKALNSRIAIEDEKSISKTALNTIFEIKRVGNRWVLFMDNIDISLAIKAPEIAQASSQVSTLSGIRDIINKLIKGMIKGNTVVEGRDIGTVVFPDAALKFFLTASVDERAKRRYQELLSSRIGKPYEIIRKEIDDRDMRDTSRDIAPLIAARDAIIVNTDNMSEHDVVIKLYDKVKATLSLKFIDNVNGIELYTTASAGFCFGVKRAIDIAVKTVKQEKEIYTLGPLIHNPQEVKRLEDMGIKPVNDIDTMTSGTLIYRSHGVTTEEHQIAKEKSLKTINATCPFVTRSQRLVKSLTNSGYYVVIVGDANHPEVKSLLSYASGGQVTAVKNAQEISTIGKVKKLAVLAQTTQSMENFKNVISALVDDVYELVIYNTICDATRIRQDEAALLAMAVDVVIVVGGFNSSNTNKLANICKAINLKTYHIEHPVHIKEEMLIDAKKIGITAGASTPIWLIRDVLIRLKKMSRKLSKTYI
- the aroA gene encoding 3-phosphoshikimate 1-carboxyvinyltransferase is translated as MNINYVSFQPLERLEGIIIVPGDKSISHRALFISSLASGISRINNILIAEDVLSTIVCLRMLGVDIKLTGNSVVVKADGIDSFKEPAGVLNAGNSGTTTRIILGILSTRNFFSVITGDDSLSSRPMRRITAPLMIMGASIDGRDNGNYLPVSVRGGGLKGINYNMPVASAQVKTGLILASTGAKGVMSIKEPISTRDHTERMLKASGVNLKTEDNTIELSCSQKPLPLNIVIPGDFSSAAFFIGAALIAKESDVLIKGVGINYGRTGLLDIVKSMGAKIELLNERYETGESVADIHIKPAKLKGIVIDDKSLIVRSIDEIPVLAVIAACADGETVIRHAEELRVKETDRIKAVVEGLTALGIKAKELDDGMVIQGGTIKGGTVDSHDDHRIAMAFAISSVASTKEVFINDFNAVGISFPEFMDIFNTLRHR
- a CDS encoding prephenate dehydrogenase/arogenate dehydrogenase family protein — encoded protein: MSKPFYEQVAVIGIGMMGTSLALAIKKNGLSENIVGVDRNFDNLKTAKRLQAIDSYTDCLKDAIADAVLVIFATPVLATFEVAKRIVYAVKNDAIITDIGSIKGELVIRMTELFKGHGNYIGSHPITGTEKSGAMNAVEGLFENKRCIITPVEKTDNFTVEAAKRFWESIGSDVVIMNPHEHDRTMAAVSHMPHAIAYTLIKSIMEQEKAGYALFQFAGGGLKDYTRIAASDPVMWRDIFMSNSEEILHAIEGFNKSLGNLTDMIKSKDLKGIHNFLEEVKEVRRSIADK